In Patescibacteria group bacterium, the following are encoded in one genomic region:
- a CDS encoding type IV secretion system DNA-binding domain-containing protein encodes METDNQTIKLNETSQHEETSNQVLKDEVTYFAETNFRNQRVKFGIKKDDRRRHMYVIGKTGMGKTVLLENMTIADIRNGHGVGVVDPHGEYAEKMLEFVPSSRINDVIYFNPQDIDFPISFNVMEQVPLEHRHLVASGLVGVFQKIWADSWGPRLEYVLRNAILALLEYPGSTLLGIMRMLTDKAFRKKVIANLSDPVVRSFWVDEYSRYPDRFQTEAVAPIQNKVGQFLSSPLIRNIVGQTKSKIDIRELMDQRKILIMNLSKGAIGEDASHLLGAMMITKIQLAAMSRVDMPEDQRNDFYLYVDEFQNFATESFANILSEARKYHLCLTLAHQYITQMEEIVRDAVFGNVGTLITFRVGAADAEFLEKEFEPVFTANDLVNLPKYNTYLKLMINGVASDAFSSTTLPPLLKEEKSQVDKIIRVSRERYSTDRAVIEDKISRWSEVIPDEKDNKFQSDNQNTNSNFKRQNFKDRPAESSAKVVNALKYQNTNPVQQHQNTNFTPYQHEAKCWACGKKTHVSFEPDGKRPIFCKDCLKKYKQGIISEKDFLTQPQQEVKEASRPISLKELSQKQPVNFNGQPAEVGGNKNQNENIVKNQPELQPAEVEAKTEVKPIINQSSPVAQPQVDQSCQSRPRRQVLKPGEVVNLD; translated from the coding sequence ATGGAAACGGACAATCAAACAATTAAATTAAACGAAACGTCACAACACGAAGAAACTTCCAACCAAGTTTTAAAAGATGAAGTGACTTATTTTGCTGAAACCAATTTCCGTAATCAACGGGTAAAATTTGGAATTAAGAAAGATGATCGCCGTCGACATATGTATGTAATTGGTAAAACTGGTATGGGTAAAACAGTTTTATTGGAAAATATGACCATAGCTGATATCCGAAATGGTCATGGAGTTGGCGTAGTCGATCCACACGGCGAATATGCTGAAAAAATGTTGGAATTTGTACCGTCTAGTCGAATTAATGATGTTATTTATTTTAATCCTCAAGATATTGATTTTCCAATTTCTTTTAATGTGATGGAACAGGTTCCTTTAGAACATAGACATTTGGTCGCTTCAGGTTTGGTGGGAGTTTTCCAAAAAATTTGGGCCGATTCGTGGGGTCCGCGCTTGGAATATGTTTTACGTAATGCTATTTTAGCTTTATTAGAATATCCAGGCTCAACTTTATTGGGAATTATGCGGATGTTGACCGACAAAGCTTTTCGTAAAAAAGTTATTGCTAATTTAAGTGATCCGGTGGTGCGATCTTTTTGGGTAGACGAATATTCGCGCTATCCAGATCGTTTTCAAACGGAAGCAGTTGCTCCAATTCAAAACAAAGTAGGTCAATTTTTATCAAGTCCGCTAATTCGTAATATTGTTGGTCAGACCAAATCAAAAATTGATATTCGTGAGTTGATGGATCAGCGGAAAATTTTAATTATGAATTTATCTAAGGGAGCTATTGGTGAGGATGCGAGTCATTTATTGGGTGCAATGATGATTACCAAAATTCAATTAGCTGCTATGAGCCGGGTTGATATGCCCGAAGATCAAAGAAATGATTTTTATCTTTATGTTGATGAATTTCAAAATTTTGCTACCGAGTCTTTTGCTAATATTTTATCTGAAGCGCGTAAATATCATTTATGTTTAACTTTAGCTCATCAGTATATTACTCAAATGGAAGAAATTGTCCGCGATGCGGTTTTTGGCAACGTAGGCACTTTGATTACTTTTAGAGTTGGTGCAGCCGATGCTGAATTTTTAGAAAAAGAATTTGAACCGGTTTTCACAGCCAATGATTTAGTTAATTTGCCTAAATATAATACGTATTTAAAATTAATGATTAATGGTGTAGCCAGCGATGCCTTTAGTTCTACAACATTACCACCGCTTCTTAAAGAAGAAAAAAGTCAAGTTGATAAAATTATTCGGGTATCGCGTGAGAGATATTCAACTGATCGCGCCGTAATCGAAGATAAAATTAGTCGTTGGAGTGAAGTTATTCCTGATGAAAAAGATAACAAATTTCAATCGGATAATCAAAATACAAACTCCAATTTTAAACGTCAAAATTTTAAAGATAGGCCAGCTGAATCATCAGCTAAAGTTGTTAATGCTTTAAAATATCAAAATACCAACCCTGTTCAACAACATCAAAATACTAATTTTACTCCTTATCAACATGAAGCTAAGTGTTGGGCGTGTGGCAAAAAAACACACGTATCTTTTGAACCGGATGGTAAACGGCCAATTTTTTGTAAAGATTGTTTAAAAAAATATAAACAAGGTATTATTAGCGAAAAGGATTTTTTAACTCAGCCACAGCAGGAAGTTAAAGAAGCTAGTCGGCCTATTTCTTTAAAAGAATTAAGTCAAAAACAACCGGTCAACTTTAATGGTCAGCCAGCAGAAGTTGGGGGAAATAAAAATCAGAATGAAAATATTGTTAAAAATCAACCTGAGTTGCAACCCGCAGAAGTTGAAGCTAAAACAGAAGTTAAACCAATTATTAATCAATCCTCGCCGGTTGCGCAACCTCAGGTTGATCAGAGTTGTCAATCTCGACCGCGTCGGCAAGTTTTAAAACCGGGTGAAGTGGTTAATTTAGATTAA